CTTCAACCCAAGTTTGCCCATAGATAGTTGTGCATGATCAATCTGGAATTCTGGATACACTGTTACTCAAGTAGATTTAACAAGGAACATCAAATTAGTACCCAAGAAGGCAATACATAAGCTCATATATCTCAGTTCTCTGTTACTTCAACCCACATACTTAGGAGAAATATCTCAATTCAGAGAAGCAGCAGATGGAAATACTAATGCTAGTGGAAGAATAACACTGGCCAGTCTTCATAAGGCACACTCCAGCAACCTAAAGATAACCCAGAGGCTTGAACTGGCCAGAGCTATCTCGCATTTCGAAATAGGTTGGCATATAGCAGAGGCAGAGAAAAGGGTCATCAAATGAGAAGTCAGATCCTTTCGAGAGGCTCCAAGCACTAGGAAATTTGCTGAAGGTGAGTTGCAATTTATCGCCTCCACTGGCCCATTTGGCACCTTGCAGAGCTTTCATCTTGATAGCAATCTCTTCAGGCGCAGCATATCTTCCAAACTTCAACTCAACCACCATCCGCTCCAGCACCTCTGCATTCTCAGCAATGAACATGAGAAAGGCAAACTCATTCTCATGCCCATGGTACTCACGGAAAACGATTCTTTTGAGGCGCGATCGGACGCACTCAATCATACCATTCTCCTGCCAGAACTTGAGGCGGAGGTTACCAGTGGGTTCATGAGTTTCctcggactgcaaacatatatcgACCCATAGTTGAGCTATATGCAATGACAGATAATACAGGAGCAATGTGCTGCTATCCCGTAAATGATAGGAAAAAGTTAGTTTTACCTGAATAAGAAGAACCTCGACGTTCGGAAAGCACCTGAGGAAGCTAGGCAGCATCTTGACTTCATTGCGGATTCCAAAATGTAGGCTCAATGCTAACATCTGGACACTGGGGACAATCGTCCTTGGGCTCACCTGTGTACTAGCCTGCAAGGGACCAAATGAGCATAAAACTGATCGCACATCATTCACATTTGCTGATCGATAGGCAGACAAGCACATAAACAGGCCTTTTTGCATGCATATCATCAAAACAAACAAATGGAACTCAGGAATGGGCTGACAGAGACATAGAGCTGCACCTTGATGGTGGTGTTGCCAACCTCCAGCACATGCCATCCTGGCCGTAAGTATCCCAGCAAACGCAGCTGTGGAGCACGACCAATCTTGACTCTAATGCTTGTTTTGCTCCTGGCCGTGCCGAGGCCGTGGCTTGAGCAGCACCAGATGAAGAGACGCTCAAGGCATGGGGCGTCCACCACAGCGACCTCCTCCACAGTGGACAAGCAGAATTGCGCGCACCGTAGGCTCTGACTGGCAAGACGAGCGTGCAGTTGGGTCTGGCTTCCAACGACCGCGAGGATCTCTAGCACGGGGCTGGCGGCGAGCACGAAGTCGAGATCCTTGTCCGTCATCATGACGCAGCCGAGGACGAGCTCACGCAGATTGGGGAAAGCAGCGCCGCGCGGGAGGGTGGCGGTGTCCGGAAACAGCCAGGCGCCGAGGTAGAGACGGGTGAGAGAGGCGCAGCTGAAGAGCGCGACTGGGAGGCAGACGCCACGGGGGAGGGGCCACGGGCGGTTGACGAGGACGAGCTCGCTGACGCCTTTGGTGGCGAGGAGCTGAACCCAGCGCGCGAGCACGCCGCGGTCGGCGCGTTCCAGGAAGCTGCAGGTGAGGCTGACGAAGGTGAAGTTCCCTTGGTGCGCCTCGAGGGCTGCGGAGACGGCGCCGGTGACGGCGCGAGAGACGGCCCCGGCGCGGCCGGGCCGGGCCCCGGCGCATGCCGCGGGAAGGAGGTGGGTGTCGACGAGGACGAGCGGGGTGGAGCGCCAAAGGTGGTGCCAGCGCGAGGAGAGCACGGCGGTGCGCGCGCCGTCCTTGGCGGGGAGGCGGGAGACGACGCGGCGGAGGAGATCGTCGGGGAGAAGGCTGACGCggtcgacgccgtcgccgtcctCCGCGGTGGtgcaggagagggaggcggcggtggagacgGGCGACTCCAGGAGGTAGGAATAGAAgaagttgagcaccatgtttttGTAGGGGTCCAGCGTGTCCGGATCCAGCCCATGCCGCATGTCCATGGGAACGCCCGGGTCCTCCGCGGCGGGGGAGTCGGCTCGGAGCAGTCGCGGGTAGAACCTGAGCGGCTGCCTAGCCATGGTGGCCGCCGCACAACggccgtcaaggaggaggaggagggtttgggggttttggggcttcAGGCCGGCATTTGGGGTATTTTtttccgaggaggaggaagaggtgctCCGGAGAGGAGTGACCGTGTGGAAGCAACCTTTTTTTTATTTGACGCATACCCtcgcccctatgaacgcacacccgCACAtactacctctatgagcacctccgaaagactgagccggcatatcatcttgaaattttatgaagtcaccgtaggcgcctcgtagtcgacgggaacgtctgtgtcaccggaaatcctgaaataaatccagggtAAATGCAAGCACCACGATTTGTACCCTGGTGGGCCGGGATACCACTGTccatctaaccatccaaccacaggttggttcgcgtgTGAAAGCAACTCTACCTCTAGCACAAAATTGGCTGAAAGGGTCGTGCTAGCTTTTTTTATTTTTGAGGGGTACGGGTAGTGCTAGCTGGGCCGGCCGCGTAGCACGCATGCACGACAAGGGCTAAACGGGCCATGCTTGGCATGCGACATGTCAGGGCCTGGaggggtaacccaaccgcgccattgattacggcgcttgggagataagcgagttttaccaggctggtggggacgcatagttttcgtccgtccatataaggggataaggatccacctttttacctacgccttcttcctcctttgcttatccatctccgcgcactcgagctctagtgcccaagtccgcacatctcgcctcgaccttccccagccatgtccggagcgggaggcaagtggatggcctcctccgtcacggaggggcacatcaaaaggttGAGGAAAGtcggatacctgcacaacgacattgcgcaccggcttccagacgaggggcagcttgttggggatatacataacaggtaggcccacgaagggtcgaaatatcatgaagcatggggtccacacaacatgtgggtccaagtcaatttcatacagacacactatccactcggacaagcaacatactatccactcgaccaagcaacatatcatccactcggatgacggttcaccactcgaccgtacgactcactcggatatacgaagaccagcaggcagcaaggcagtcgacatctttctaatagtgagggcttaatggcgggctggcattatggcattcataccccactttgtaacataggaggtgagggggtggcgcactctatataagtcaccccccaccactagacaagGGGGCTTCTTCTTCCACCTTTCTCTCTTTtgaccattagtctcaggacttggctcaggcatggggatccgttcctctctctcacacacatattgtaatctccggatatatactcagataaaacaaagcctctccggagcacgagacgtagggttgttatctccaccgtgagaggcccgaactcgctaaaaccaccgtgtcacccatatgcatctcgatagatcatgctccgttctcctacccctctcttactgtcagacttagaaccacgacacagctcgtccccacccctaggccccatgagagggtggtgttccttcccaatttcctctgcggactgggcttcccactccacccatttgtctgggggctcatgtcctactacggcctggatttccacgatctggccccaaatttcatcctcaacatctcagcgtttatcgttgtgtgcgaggccttcctccacatcacaccccacttcggcttatggctgaagaccttcaatgtcaagccgaaggtagtgggcggccagcaggcggagtgcggaggctccatggtgggcaagatgcccaacgtcacatggcccgagggcgccttcgtggaaaccatcaaagggtggcaatcggggtggttctacatcaccgagccgcgtgaccctgaatgggcagcggcccccgaattcagatctggcgtccccacacggctcacctcctggaaagagaaggtcctgacatggggtgatttggaagagctgaccggactccaaacctgcgtccaaaaccttgtgaatgagatgatcaagctcgtcaacgcagtccaggtcatgctcatccgccggatcctcccatgcctgttggggaacatagtaatttcaaaaaaattcctacgcacacgcaagatcatggtgatgcatagcaacgagaggggagagtatgtccacgtaccctcgtagaccgaaagcggaagcgttatgacaacgcggttaatgtagtcgtacgtcttcacggcccgaccgatcaagcaccgaaactacggcacctccgagttctagcacacgttcagctcgatgacgtccctcgaactccgatccagccgagtgtcgagggagagttccgtcagcacgacggcgtggtgacgatcttgatgttctaccgatgcagggcttcgcctaagcaccgctacgatattatcgaggtggattatcatggaggggggcaccgcacacggctaagagatccaagggatcaattgttgttatgtctagaggtgccccctgcccccgtatataaaggatcaagggggagggggcggccggcctaggagggggcgcgccaaggggagtcctactcccaccgggagtaggactccctccttccttgttggagtaggagaaggggaaagagggggagaggaagaaggaaataggggctgcgccccttgtccaattcggactagaggggggggggggcgcaggccaccttccttttggcctctctcctctattcccgtatggcccaataaggcccatatactccccggcgaattcccgtaactctccggtactccgaaaaatacccgaatcactcggaacctttccgaattctgaatatagtcgtccaatatatcgatctttacatctcgaccatttcgagactcctcgtcatgtccccgatctcatcagggactccgaactccttcggtacatcaaaactcataaactcataatata
Above is a window of Triticum aestivum cultivar Chinese Spring chromosome 6B, IWGSC CS RefSeq v2.1, whole genome shotgun sequence DNA encoding:
- the LOC123139151 gene encoding putative F-box/FBD/LRR-repeat protein At5g22670; protein product: MARQPLRFYPRLLRADSPAAEDPGVPMDMRHGLDPDTLDPYKNMVLNFFYSYLLESPVSTAASLSCTTAEDGDGVDRVSLLPDDLLRRVVSRLPAKDGARTAVLSSRWHHLWRSTPLVLVDTHLLPAACAGARPGRAGAVSRAVTGAVSAALEAHQGNFTFVSLTCSFLERADRGVLARWVQLLATKGVSELVLVNRPWPLPRGVCLPVALFSCASLTRLYLGAWLFPDTATLPRGAAFPNLRELVLGCVMMTDKDLDFVLAASPVLEILAVVGSQTQLHARLASQSLRCAQFCLSTVEEVAVVDAPCLERLFIWCCSSHGLGTARSKTSIRVKIGRAPQLRLLGYLRPGWHVLEVGNTTIKASTQVSPRTIVPSVQMLALSLHFGIRNEVKMLPSFLRCFPNVEVLLIQVKLTFSYHLRDSSTLLLYYLSLHIAQLWVDICLQSEETHEPTGNLRLKFWQENGMIECVRSRLKRIVFREYHGHENEFAFLMFIAENAEVLERMVVELKFGRYAAPEEIAIKMKALQGAKWASGGDKLQLTFSKFPSAWSLSKGSDFSFDDPFLCLCYMPTYFEMRDSSGQFKPLGYL